In the genome of Vicia villosa cultivar HV-30 ecotype Madison, WI linkage group LG7, Vvil1.0, whole genome shotgun sequence, one region contains:
- the LOC131621029 gene encoding clathrin heavy chain 1-like — translation MAANAPIAMKEVLTLPSVGINAQHITFTHVTMESEKYICVRETTPQNSVVIVDMSMPNQPLRRPITADSALMNPNSRILALKALLQGTTQDHLQIFNIELKTKIKSHQMPEQVVFWKWISPKMLGLVTQTSVYHWSVEGDSEPVKIFERTANLANNQIINYRCDPTEKWLVLIGIAPGNPERPQLVKGNMQLFSVDQQRSQALEAHAASFAQFKVPGNENPSVLISFASKTLNAGQVVSKLHVIELGAQPGKPSFTKKQADLFFPPDFADDFPVSMQISHKYSLIYVITKLGLLFVYDLETATAVYRNRISPDPIFLTSEATSAGGFYAINRRGQVLLATVNEQTIVNFVSGQLNNLELAVSLAKRGNLPGAEKLVVERFHELFSQTKYKEAAELAAESPQGILRTPDTVAKFQSVPVQTGQTPPLLQYFGTLLTRGKLNAFESLELSRLVVNQNKKNLLENWLAEDKLECSEELGDLVKTVDNDLALKIYIKARATPKVVAAFAERREFDKILVYSKQVGYTPDYLFLLQTILRTDPQGAVNFALMMSQMEGGSPIDYNTITDLFLQRNLIREATAFLLDVLKPNLPEHGFLQTKVLEINLVTFPNVADAILANGMFSHYDCPRIAQLCEKAGLYVRALQHYTELPDIKRVIVNTHAIEPQSLVEFFGTLSREWALECMKDLLLANLRGNLQIIVQVAKEYSEQLGVDGCIKIFEQFRSYEGLYFFLGSYLSSSEDPDIHFKYIEAAAKTGQIKEVERVTRESNFYDAEKTKNFLMEAKLPDARPLINVCDRFGFVPDLTHYLYTNNMLRYIEGYVQKVNPGNAPLVVGQLLDDECPEDFIKGLILSVRSLLPVEPLVEECEKRNRLRLLSQFLEHLVSEGSQDVHVHNALGKIIIDSNNNPEHFLTTNPYYDSRVVGKYCEKRDPTLAVVAYRRGQCDEELINVTSKNSLFKLQARYVVERMDGDLWAQVLDPENEYRRQLIDQVVSTALPESSSPEQVSAAVKAFMTADLPHELIELLEKIVLQNSAFSGNFNLQNLLILTAIKADSSRVMDYINRLDNFDGPAVGEMAVEAQLYEEAFAIFKKFNLNVQAVNVLLDNIRSVDRAVEFAFRVEEDAVWSQVAKAQLREGLVSDAIESFIRADDTTQFLDVIRAAEDANVYHDLVKYLLMVRQKAKEPKVDGELIYAYAKIDRLSDIEEFILMPNVANLQNVGDRLYDEALYEAAKIIYAFISNWAKLAVTLVKLQQFQGAVDAARKANSSKTWKEVCFACVDAEEFRLAQICGLNIIVQVDDLEEVSEYYQNRGYFNELISLMESGLGLERAHMGIFTELGVLYARYRPEKLMEHIKLFSTRLNIPKLIRACDEQQHWKELTFLYIQYDEFDNAATTIMNHSPEAWDHMQFKDVAVKVANVELYYKAVHFYLEEHPDLLNDILNVLALRVDHARVVDIMRKAGHLRLVKPYMVAVQSNNVSAVNEALNEIYVEEEDYDRLRESIDLHDNFDQIGLAQKIEKHELVEMRRVAAYIYKKAGRWKQSIALSKKDNLYKDAMETASQSGERELAEELLVYFIDQGKKECFASCLFVCYDLIRADIVLELAWMHNMIDFAFPYLLQFIREYTGKVDELVKDRIEAQNEVKSKEKEEKDVVAQQNMYAQLLPLALPAPPMPGMGGPGFAGNYAPPPPVGGMGMPQMPPFGMPPMGY, via the exons ATGGCGGCGAACGCTCCGATCGCCATGAAGGAAGTCCTAACC TTGCCGAGTGTTGGCATCAATGCACAACACATCACTTTCACGCATGTGACTATGGAATCGGAGAAGTATATATGTGTTAGAGAAACAACTCCACAGAATAGCGTGGTTATCGTTGATATGAGCATGCCAAATCAACCTTTGAGGAGGCCGATTACTGCTGATTCCGCTCTTATGAATCCTAATTCTAGAATCCTTGCTTTGAAAG CTCTACTCCAAGGGACTACACAGGATCACCTACAAATATTTAATATTGAATTGAAAACGAAGATAAAATCTCATCAGATGCCCGAGCAG GTAGTCTTCTGGAAGTGGATTAGCCCCAAAATGTTGGGCCTCGTGACACAAACCTCTGTATACCACTGGTCAGTTGAAG GTGATTCTGAACCTGTTAAGATATTTGAGAGAACAGCAAATTTGGCAAACAACCAGATAATCAATTATCGATGTGACCCAACAGAAAAATGGTTGGTCTTGATTGGTATTGCTCCTGGTAACCCCGAG AGGCCACAATTGGTTAAAGGGAACATGCAGCTTTTCTCTGTGGATCAGCAGCGCAGTCAGGCTCTTGAAGCTCATGCTGCATCATTTGCCCAATTCAAA GTTCCCGGGAATGAAAATCCTTCTGTTTTGATTTCTTTTGCCTCAAAGACACTTAATGCTGGTCAAGTTGTATCCAAGTTACACGTCATTGAACTGGGCGCTCAGCCAG GGAAGCCATCATTTACAAAGAAACAAGCAGATCTTTTCTTCCCCCCAGATTTTGCTGATGATTTTCCAGTTTCAATGCAG ATATCCCACAAATATAGTTTGATTTATGTGATTACCAAACTTGGCCTACTTTTTGTATACGACTTGGAGACAGCTACTGCTGTATATAGGAACAGAATTAGTCCAGATCCTATATTTTTGACTTCAGAAGCCACATCAGCTGGTGGATTTTATGCCATTAATAGGAGAGGCCAAGTTTTGTTGGCCACTGTTAATGAACAAACAATTGTGAATTTTGTCAGCGGTCAA TTAAACAATTTAGAGCTAGCTGTTAGTCTTGCCAAAAGAGGAAATCTTCCTGGTGCTGAAAAGCTG GTGGTGGAGCGTTTTCATGAATTATTTTCCCAAACGAAGTATAAAGAAGCAGCAGAGCTTGCTGCTGAATCTCCACAAGGGATCCTTCGTACTCCTGACACAGTTGCCAAATTCCAG AGTGTTCCCGTGCAAACTGGTCAAACTCCGCCGCTGCTGCAGTATTTTGGAACACTTTTAACGAGGGGAAAGCTGAATGCCTTTGAATCATTAGAATTGTCTCGGTTGGTTGTGAACCAGAACAAGAAAAATCTGTTGGAAAACTGGTTGGCAGAGGACAAGCTTGAATGCAGCGAGGAGCTAGGAGATCTTGTTAAG ACTGTGGACAACGATCTTGCTTTAAAAATATACATCAAAGCTAGAGCTACTCCGAAGGTTGTTGCTGCTTTTGCTGAGAGGAGGGAGTTTGACAAGATTCTGGTCTACTCTAAGCAG GTTGGGTACACACCAGACTACCTCTTCCTCTTGCAAACAATTCTCCGAACTGATCCTCAG GGTGCTGTTAATTTTGCATTAATGATGTCTCAAATGGAGGGAGGTAGCCCAATTGATTACAACACCATAACTGATCTGTTTCTTCAG AGAAACCTGATCCGCGAGGCAACAGCTTTTCTCCTGGATGTTTTAAAACCTAATTTACCAGAACATGGATTCCTTCAGACAAAG GTTTTGGAGATAAATCTGGTCACTTTCCCTAATGTTGCTGATGCTATTTTGGCTAATGGCATGTTCAGCCATTATGACTGTCCTCGTATTGCCCAGCTATGTGAAAAAGCTGGCCTTTACGTGCGAGCGTTGCAA CATTACACAGAGTTACCAGATATAAAACGTGTGATTGTTAATACACATGCAATTGAGCCTCag TCACTTGTAGAATTTTTCGGTACTCTTTCACGGGAATGGGCATTAGAGTGCATGAAAGACTTATTACTAGCCAATCTAAGGGGCAATTTACAGATTATTGTGCAG GTTGCTAAAGAATATTCTGAACAATTGGGCGTTGATGGCTGCATTAAGATTTTTGAGCAGTTTAGATCATATGAAGGGCTGTATTTTTTTCTTGGATCCTACTTGAGTTCTAG TGAGGACCCCGACATTCATTTCAAGTATATTGAGGCAGCAGCAAAGACTGGTCAAATCAAGGAGGTCGAGCGTGTGACAAGAGAATCCAATTTCTATGATGCCGAAAAAACTAAGAACTTCCTAATGGAGGCTAAGCTTCCAGATGCCCGACCTTTAATCAATGTCTGCGATCGATTTGGGTTTGTTCCAGATCTTACACACTACTTATACACAAACAACATGCTTCGCTACATTGAGGGTTATGTTCAGAAG GTGAACCCAGGGAATGCTCCTTTAGTTGTTGGGCAGCTACTAGATGATGAGTGCCCAGAAGATTTTATCAAAGGTTTGATTCTTTCTGTTCGGTCCTTGCTGCCAGTGGAGCCCCTTGTGGAGGAGTGTGAGAAGAG GAATCGACTTCGTTTGCTCTCACAGTTTTTGGAACATCTTGTGAGTGAGGGAAGCCAAGATGTCCATGTTCACAATGCACTGGGTAAAATTATCATTGATAGCAATAATAACCCAGAACATTTTCTCACAACCAACCCATACTATGATTCTCGAGTTGTGGGCAAATATTGTGAGAAACGTGACCCGACCTTGGCAGTTGTAGCTTACCGACGAGGACAATGTGATGAAGAACTTATCAATGTCACTAGTAAAAATTCCTTGTTCAAACTTCAAGCAAG ATATGTTGTTGAGAGAATGGATGGCGATCTGTGGGCTCAAGTTCTTGATCCTGAAAATGAATATAGAAGGCAACTTATTGATCAGGTTGTATCTACTGCTCTGCCTGAAAGCTCAAGCCCCGAACAGGTTTCTGCAGCTGTTAAGGCTTTCATGACAGCTGATCTGCCTCATGAATTGATtgaacttcttgagaagattgtGCTTCAGAATTCTGCATTCAGTGGGAACTTCAATTTACAGAATCTTCTCATTTTGACAGCGATAAAAGCTGATTCATCCAGAGTTATGGATTATATCAATAGACTGGATAATTTTGACGGGCCTGCAGTTGGAGAAATGGCTGTAGAAGCACAGTTGTATGAGGAAGCATTTGCAATTTTCAAGAAGTTCAACTTGAATGTTCAAGCAGTCAATGTGTTGCTTGATAATATTCGTAGTGTTGATAGAGCTGTTGAGTTTGCTTTCAGAGTTGAAGAAGACGCTGTTTGGAGTCAGGTTGCAAAGGCTCAACTCAGGGAGGGGCTTGTTAGCGATGCAATTGAGTCATTTATACGTGCAGATGATACTACACAATTTTTGGATGTTATCCGTGCTGCTGAAGATGCCAATGTTTACCATGACTTGGTCAAATACTTGTTAATGGTAAGACAGAAGGCAAAAGAACCAAAGGTTGACGGCGAGCTCATTTATGCATATGCAAAGATTGATAGGCTTAGTGACATTGAAGAGTTCATTCTGATGCCAAATGTTGCTAATTTGCAAAATGTTGGAGACCGATTGTATGATGAAGCATTATATGAGGCAGCAAAAATCATTTATGCCTTTATATCTAACTGGGCCAAGTTGGCTGTTACACTGGTCAAGTTACAACAATTCCAAGGCGCTGTTGATGCAGCAAGGAAAGCTAATAGCTCAAAGACATGGAAGGAagtttgttttgcttgtgttgatgCAGAGGAGTTTCGCTTGGCCCAGATATGTGGACTCAACATTATTGTTCAG GTGGATGACTTGGAAGAGGTCAGTGAATATTACCAAAATAGAGGTTACTTCAATGAGTTAATATCTCTGATGGAGAGTGGTTTAGGGTTGGAACGAGCTCATATGGGCATCTTCACCGAGTTGGGAGTTCTTTATGCTAGATACCGCCCTGAGAAGCTTATGGAGCATATCAAACTATTCTCAACCCGCCTCAATATCCCAAAACTCATTAGAGCATGTGATGAACAACAGCATTGGAAAGAATTGACCTTTTTGTATATCCAATATGATGAGTTTGATAATGCCGCAACTACCATCATGAACCATTCACCTGAAGCATGGGATCACATGCAATTCAAAGATGTTGCTGTCAAAGTTGCTAATGTTGAATTGTATTACAAGGCTGTTCACTTCTATTTGGAAGAACATCCAGATCTCCTCAATGATATTCTGAATGTCCTTGCACTTCGTGTGGACCACGCCCGTGTTGTTGACATAATGCGTAAG GCTGGTCACCTGCGTCTTGTGAAGCCATACATGGTTGCAGTTCAGAGCAACAATGTGTCTGCTGTTAATGAAGCCCTGAACGAGATATATGTCGAGGAGGAAGATTATGATAGATTGCGTGAATCAATTGATTTGCATGATAACTTTGATCAAATAGGTCTTGCACAAAAG ATTGAGAAGCATGAGCTTGTTGAGATGAGACGGGTTGCTGCTTATATTTACAAGAAGGCGGGAAGATGGAAGCAGTCCATTGCTTTGTCAAAGAAGGATAACCTTTACAAAGATGCCATGGAGACAGCTTCACAATCTGGCGAGCGTGAACTGGCTGAGGAGTTGCTTGTTTATTTCATTGATCAG GGAAAGAAGGAATGCTTTGCCTCATGTCTATTTGTTTGCTATGATTTAATACGAGCAGACATTGTTCTTGAACTAGCTTGGATGCACAATATGATCGACTTTGCCTTCCCATACCTCTTGCAG TTTATCCGTGAGTACACAGGTAAAGTTGATGAACTAGTGAAAGACAGAATTGAAGCACAAAATGAAGTGAAGTCtaaggagaaagaagaaaaggatgTAGTTGCACAACAG AACATGTATGCTCAACTGTTGCCTCTTGCTTTGCCTGCACCACCAATGCCTGGAATGGGAGGACCAGGTTTTGCAGGAAACTATGCACCTCCCCCTCCAGTGGGTGGAATGGGAATGCCCCAAATGCCTCCTTTTGGGATGCCACCCATGGGTTACTAA